The Acipenser ruthenus chromosome 38, fAciRut3.2 maternal haplotype, whole genome shotgun sequence genomic sequence ACCGACTACTGGATAGGACTGAGGAGGGACGGTGGGTCTTGGGGCTGGGGAAACGGGGAAACTTTCAGCTACAGCAACTGGGGAGAGACATGGAGCACTTCAGACTGTGTGACGATCAAGACCTCTTATTGGAATTTTGGGGCATGGCAGGTGAACAACTGCAATGACAACAAGAAGTTCATCTGCTACAAAGGCAAGTCGCTTCTGAGTTATAGAGGCGCTTTAGATCAGCTACCTGCTCAGAATGTTTAATTTCTTACCTACTTATTATCCTATTATGAGGTTAGTTGATTCTTATGTGATTCCGCACAGATATACAGGACACCACCACTGTTCAGTCTGACTCTTCCCAAACAGAAGATGGAGAACAGCAATCCCAACATCCTTCCACGATGGCCAACCCCTCTCCTCCTGCAGCAGCGGGTGGGTACAGAGTCATATGGCTGGTGTACGGTCAGGGATATATGGAAATAATAACTTGTATAATGCAGCAAGACCATGTAATGCCTCATAGGTCGAGTAGGATCTTAAAATAAATTCCATATCTTACTGGAATAGAATGTAAAGAGGTAAAACCCGGAGTGATAGGATCATATTCACATTCCCTgaacaggtattaggaccccacatcctgtcAGTAGTAACCACACAATGCACAGAAGTAATTAAGAGGTTGGTTGATTCTTTCTATGTGATCTTTTCCACAGATCTACAGAACACCACCACTGTTCAGTCTGACTCTCAGAACTCTCCAACCACCGGGGCAGCCACTTCCCAAACACCAGATGGAGGAGAACAATCCCAGCAGCCTTCCACGATGGGCGGCACCTCTCCTCGAGCCAGCTCCCCTGGACACTCAAGCTCCTGGCTCTCTGGCACTTCACCCGCAGTAACAGGTGGGTACCGTGTCGTAGGGTGAAGTGAAACCAGACCCAAGTAGCCTAAACTGACCAATAATCTGAACCACACAGCTCtcataatgaaatgcagactGAAGCAGAATTTCAACAAAGCTGCATTTGGATGGGCTGTATTAGTGACTGTAttcattattagttttatttattattatcattgttatatCTTTTTACCAGTCACTCCAGTCCCTGAGGAGCTCCACCTGATCTCTGACAGTATGGTCTGGCCGGAGGCTTGGCAGTACTGCAGGGATCACTACACTGACCTAGTGAGCCTCACAAGCCTGGCTGCACAGAACAGAGTGTCGGAGCTCGTCAGGAACAGCACTGCGTCGCGATACTGGATCGGCCTGCACAGAACCGTGGTGTATGATAAATGGTACTGGGTTGCTGGTAAGGATAAGAGGGCCCCCCTAAACTACACTAACTGGGCCCCTGGGGAGCCCAACAATCCTTACTATGAGCACTGCGGAGAGATGGTGCTGAGGGAGGATGGGGGGGCTGAGTGGAATGATCTGTGCTGCTATGAAAAGCTCCCATTTATCTGTTTCAAAGGTTAAAAAGGTTTTATAGCACTGCTTCTCAAACATTCTATAGTATAAAGTCACGTTAGTCTAAAAAAATAAGCAATTTACAAAAACTAAACTTTGTTGTATAAATGTGGCATGTGTgaataataatgcaaaacaaaatcttGTATCTGACAGAGTTTGGCAATGCCAGAGTCCTGTAGAATAAATGACTGTGTAGCAATCTTAAAGGGGCAATAATTACTTAAGAAAAGACTCCTCAATACTGAttgtgaggaagtgaggtggggaagcattatggtgttgcacaggcttcagtgcacaatgcttgtCTTATGGGGTTCATGGCACAGCGCAACTCTAATATGATTCCCCTCCTCACTTCCTCACAATCAgcattgaggagtcttttcagaagctgctgttcacttgtttttcttttagttcaGGATACGCAGCTATTTAAAATGCCAGGctgtagataaactgctgcatcctggtacctgtgctgtaggtcactggGTCTGATTGAGGCCGGACCATTGGAGAGAGTTTGAACTGCAATACATGGACTGATCAGCTactaggaagcagcagcaacttggtttaaattattattattattattattattattattattattattattattattattattattattattattattattattaacgttttcttttaaatatctacatttacaaattgaagtataaaacacaagcaaaggaCAAAAAGAGTTTCAACAGAAGGAAATGGGCCAGTGATCCTATTGCTGGGGATAATAAGATAtaagaacatggattttaaaCCTTGGGCAGCATCATATAGGATGTATTGTTAAGAGGGAAGTAGAGATGGTGAAAGGgtcttatttaatatttttctaatTTCTGCTTTTTGCCTTTAAAAAAAGATTCTATAATATTTAAGTAGgttttgtacatttaaataatgcttACATATTTcagtagtatttaaaatgtttgaacttgttaaattagtttttacatatttaagaaggCGTGTCTGTAGTTGGGTCCTGGATCTTGTCATCAGCACCAGTATaacaaaatcaaattaaaacttttattttccttgtttgcACTTTTGTGttgcttccctgagctacagCAGAGCGGACATTCatacccccctgctgctgcaggtagtcgCAGGAGTGTGCCTGTTTAGAGAACATTAGAGTGacagaaggagggagggaggaagcttgtgtgcatgtctgcctgcctgcagctgaaactacctgCCTCTAGGGAATATACccaaactggacagccaacagGGCCTGGTTTCTGATGATGCAGATTGCACCTAATGCTACTCTTGGATGAATGTAGTGAATAGGCAAACTGTAATCATATTTAACTAAACAAAATAGAAACTATGTTATGTACCGAGTGAGTCTCTTCAGTCTATTTTGATTCTGTATTTCTGAATATATTGATATGATGTATGTTTTgctgatataaaaataaaatgatttgatCTGaatttgtcttttgtttgtttatttctctaaTTGTAacaaaacctgaaatgtatttcattatgaaCTAAATAGTTTTAGTCCcagaaaaacaaatgaatgtcAGTACCAGTAATAGTTATACAGTAGCTAGTCTGAATACAATACATCTTCTGAACACTGTATAGTTCTGAGGACAGTAATACACCAAACCTTAGCCAGTGTAAAGATCTTCTCAATCACATTTTTCAGGTGTTAcaacccttatgaaagtttctcatagtaaaagccaacagctatggccaaacgttttgcatcatcctatagaattaactaatgaacctgctgaataatgtcacgtcaacctattgaattacataccgctttgtagttttccatatacttgatgacttttgtaatatcattttgtagtttctttgattacatgttgttaaataaaagatctaaataatctttatcatttttaatttgttattattgTGTCTCAATTCAAAaataggtaatgcaaaacttttggccatagctgtatcaaagtgtaataaagcagagtgaaagcatggtaaagcataggcaagcattgcacAGAAGagctaggtatggtaaagcatattgaaaaacaaGGCAAATTGTGGTGAACCTATATAAGGGAGAGCCTACAATGTGGCAGTGATTCCAGGGCTGACAGGAAGTCCCCTGACGGGCGTGAGCTCTATCCCTGACGTCACTTCCTCTGCTGCTCGCTTGCTCCTCTTGACGTATACGACAGCTCCGATGATGGCGGGGATTATGAGAACAGCACAGAAGATGAAGACTCTGATTATCAATTCCACTTTAGAGACGGACACTGAAAGAAAAAGAATTAGTGCAATTGAACTACTTAGAAATGATTTATttccaaatcatttttttaaatccatttttaaatgtgtggcaaagtggtaagtggtagcaggtgcagtgcggatacagtaattccaagaacgcacagacagcaaagtacgggtgaaaatgattgttttaatggtttataatccaatggtctgatgacccgccagtaaataataaagagctggcaatacacaacaatgtgtattgcacagtaataaagcgaagggttgcagtcccgcaaataatagacacggtacaaaacacacacaattagacacacacgatcactgttccaaagtgagtgctctcagtgcttgtggtgaagtacaatataatacgtgctattagtgaaacaggtgctgataacaacgtttattcgtgacggtagtgcagtggtgatccggtttcgtgctgaccctcggcgacagctctctgtgtttagccgtctagtgattacaaacacagacaattactaaacagacaaagaaacaaacaaaacactcgctAACTCCTTTCGTTTATTTATTtggggcaatctcccggtccttccagtttccacgtaacaaaaacccaagcgaaggaaaagatttaaaattttccagccccttttatgcgattatgcgtgaccccttggtaaacgattgcagctgattctattgcttgccgctgctacctcgtttaccttccaggtcaatacattcccgcactggagtctcgtctttttccaggctgactgacttcccgacccatggaatgaactgtcaggccaacctgtccaaagcctttccctttcgctactttgtatcctcacaggtcgagagggagatttacaaccagaactcattatatttctgtcacaatatgtttcATAGTGTTGTTAGTGGAAAGTGTTGGCAGATCTGCAGCTGTTTGCCTGTATTTGCCTGTATTGTCAGTAAAGTGGGTGTTTAGGTGGGGGGAAAAAAGTATTAAGTTTGACTGATAATAAACTGCGGCCTCGATATTTCACCTTGGCCATTAAGTACTTAAAATATTAGAACACAAgtggtatttatgtaatttgctacattctaaatcaatatctcgtcacagaaaaaaacaacaacaacatgtaaATCCTTCTTTTTGGCTACAAACTGTTGGGTTCTGTTTATTGCCAGTAATCAGACCAGTGGAATGTCACGccagctatgaagctcaacatagaaaatggagctttatcatcactgtggataagaaaacaccaagaaattgatcattaggcttcagtttcttattttatattgaggcgcCATAAAAGTATCTGAAAGGCTTTATTTGCAGAATCAACAATTACTTTTAGACTTATCTTTTGCGGTTAAAAAAatgagagtaagttatcataacaatatagttaaagagaaaactAAAATAACAGGTTAAAAAGCTTCAAAAAAGACAGAGTatcctgtcctcaaatgaggacaatggcacctAATGGGTTATTAATGCACTGATTTGGTTAGTTCACTGTAGGCCATGCTGACAGTGAATGGTTAAAGTCCTACATGTTCTGTATTGAGGTCTTTCACacattcactgttttcaatgtgAAATAATGGGGAGGTCTGTATAAGCACTTTCCCTACTATTCTGTTCTTTTGTGGTTTTATTGAAAAATTGAAGTGAAAAATGCTGACGTCCTACATCATAAAACCGTGAACCTGTTGGATCAAAGCAAGAGAGTAAAGAAATCATTATCCTGCAGGAAGAGGCACTAGCGGGACTTTAGAGTCTGGAGACTCGCTTTAAAGTGATTGCATCTCACAAAGTATTTCCATACATATTAACAATGTGCATTTCCATTGGATATgtgcaaatgtgcagttttaaaagaaacacatgttacataagaacataagaaagtttacaaacgagaggaggccattcagcccatcttgctcgtttggttgttagtagcttattgatcccagaatctcatcaagcagcttcttgaaggatcccagggtgccagcttcaacaacattactggggagttggttccagaccctcacaattctctgtgtaaaaaagtgcctcctattttctgttctgaatgcccctttatctaatctccatttgtgacccctggtccttgtttcttttttcaggtcaaaaatgacccctgggtcgacattgtcaataccttttaggattttgaaagcttgaatcagatcaccaagtagtcttctttgttcaagactgaatagattcaattcttttagcctgtctggatacgacatgccttttaatattattattattattattattattattattattattattattattattattattattattattattattattatttatttcttagcagatgcccttatccagggcgacttacagtcgtaaacaaaaatacatttcaagaatcaaagtacaagtaataatacaattaaaagcaagatacaaatacaatgactggttcttttaaacccgggataattctggttgctcttctttgcactctttctagagcagcaatatcctttttgtaacaaggtgaccagaactgaacagaatattctaggtgaggtcttactaatgcattgtaaagttttaacatgacttcccttaatttaaattcaacacaacacattttaaaacagacatctggtactatCTCAGCGTGCTTCCCTTGCCTTGCTAAaagttactgctttacttcctaggtcattcacccaagcagtgtcttctgggtcaaagcatgttactggctgaaagcatgtcagtaaatAGGGGTAGCAGCTGATTGGTCATTGACAGTGAacaagccagtgaaggggtgaggACACTTTCACTCTACAGGTGAaaaacccaggaagtgcaagacttgctaacagagatttctttaatctagtgtagtagcagttgctgtaacatgtgtttcttccaaaactgcacatttggtgCCTATGTAATGAACAGATGTAAAATTATTTGAAACAACTACATCATTTCCAAGCAGCCCGAGAGATCCAATCCAAAACAGaacctaaaaacacattaaaaaaattatttaaagcaTTAATATCACCTGGTAATTGAATGAGATACTGCAGGTAGACTCTCTGCTTCCCGTCCTCCTCCACACTGCAACTGATCTGCTCAGAGCTCTGGAGGCCAGTGAGAAACAGCTGGGAGCTGGTGATGTTCGAGCGGATCAGAAAACCCTCTCTAGCGCCGCCCTGCCGACTGTTTCCATTACTGTCACTCCATAGCAGCTTGGCTGGTGGACATACAAACCCACAGGTCAAGGAGCAAGTCAGGGTGGCGTTGGAGCCTGCCTGCAAGGGTGAGATCCGGTCAGCACTCCctggaaaacaaacacatttaatcaCAGTTCATACACCTACAGTGCATATCAAAATGATAAAAACCAATGCAGGTTTATTACCTAGTTTTACCTACTCTCTGAATATCTTGGTGTGACCAATTCAATCACATTGCAGTCACTGTTTCAGTAATCCGTTTATAACGAAGAGCAAACACCCCACCCAATTGTTTCACCTTGATTGTAAATGGAGAACGCATTCTgggatgctctctctctctctctctctttagagagagagagagagagagagagagagagagagagagagagagagagagagacggctCATTAAAGTCATTTGTAGCTGAAGAGGGGAACCTGTTCAAGGCAAGGCTGCCAAGATGTGCATTAAACAAACAGGAGGGTCTGAGTGGTAAGGGCATCCAGGCAGCAGCTGCACCAcgccagtcattctgcattcccACACAGCAAGTACCATTCTGCATTACCACACAGTACCATTCTGCATTACCACACAGTAAGTACCATTCTGAGGTGTCATGCACTTGTGGGATGGCCTGCTTGCTTATTGAAAtgctttgcttgtattttaagaGGGCATGGTTATCTATTCAGACAGGGATCTTGATAGGGTAGTGCTTCATCCCAGCAGCACAATCCAGGAAATATAAGGGACAAAATAACCAGAAACGTTGAACCTGGACTTGAGATACCAGACTTGAATGCACCTCTCATCTGCATTAAACAGGAACATATTGACCAGACTTACCAGAGAGTACGTTCAGAGCCAACACCTGAAGGGGTTTCTGAAGGTTAGAATCATTGTGCTGTGAACACCGATAGAGCCCACTGTCTGCTGTCTGGACACTGCGGATCAGCAAGGAAGTATTGACTGCCATTGCCAGTCTGTTCTTGTCTACCTCTTCAGCATTGGTGAGTACATTCCCACTGGGtcggaatgtgaatagagtcttCCAACTCGTGGTCCCAGATCTCTGAAAGGACCAAATTAATTGCTGCCCTGCCTCTGGCTGAGCAGTCTTTGCACAGGGGAAGTGAATGAATCCTCCCACAGTGGAGTACACATCTTCAACATTGACTGTgggaaataaaaacagcacaactGATTTAGCTCATTATTACCtgtttatttatcagatgcctttatccaaggtgacgtacagagactagggtgtgtgaactatacatcagctgcagagtcacttacacatctcacccaaaagacagaacacaaggaggtgacttgctcagggttacacagtgagtcagtgagtgagctagGATTTGAAGCAGGAATCTcttgcttacaagcccttttttaaccactggaccacacagcctccaggaAATTACACTGAGGTGCTTGAagtctgtatataaataaataccctGGTGTATGTCCAAAATGAACTTTTTCTGCAGGTCCAAACAATCCTACTAAACATGCTGTTTCACATCACATACATGCAAGTTACATACTTAGTTTGTAACAGCTGAATACAACAGAGTACATAAAAAACACcagtttaaatatataacatagtTCATAGCTGCATTCCTACTAATCTTGGGATACAAAAAGGTTGCAAAGGCTAAGTATGTACAGAGGATACTGACAAAGTAATTTTATAGCTGCTGGTGCGCACTCTCTACACAGGTCtacacatgtgcagttttgaaagaagcacatgtctTAGCAAACgtgttttcaatttaaaacatgatCTCTGGTACCGAACGACTGTAGGTTcaaggaagttctcagtttgctttaCTTTTTAGGAAGTTTGTTACTGTGTCACTTCCCAGGTCACTGCACCTCAGCAGTATTTTCTGGCTGAAAAGCCTGGCAGTCAGCAGGGGTGGGGACAATGTCATTTTCAAGGTGAACAGACCTGGTAAGTTAGCACGATATGTccttgtaacagggggagacctgtactgattcttctgatgtattcaaagtgctgcaggaagagggcagcagccattgaatattcgcctgtcagtcatggcagtgacacggagaggtaggAGAGGCgtgtgggctttccttctctctgaatggctgagagggggattgctggccctataaaaataacattctgctgttccctcaggtctgcccttctgAAAAGACGTGCGGAGGCTCTGGTCCAGAACCGAGACACGGCCGGGgaggaaaaccccaaaagaaaagagaacaaaagaaagaaaatagtgtTAGCGGGGAtaaccgtgggcagaccccatcagcatttttagcaggctgagggagcggcgagagtaggacggagacccggaccgtgcgggtagtgacggtcggggtgaagctgccgagtgcagcaccttttatttgtagtttttgattactgtgttttattttccttgttcttttctccttttgcttattctt encodes the following:
- the LOC117433678 gene encoding uncharacterized protein LOC117433678, with protein sequence MKNLRASCLCFLLLGWRAGCGFLQYSSLGETVTLPCAGFQKYENSFIHWTFSQRYETSSELASGGKITVKQPERAARLEVLPDSSLRIHHLHTEDAGRYDCEQNINGYFHSGGTPVFLTLLTITAVPGRDLMRGIDLALQCTLVCNGGIADCRSVPDNVKLTWVDDEGTALQGDMFKITSYRTHSILSLELQKSDHNRRWRCDLTEGGAVKASYSYTTTLAVNVEDVYSTVGGFIHFPCAKTAQPEAGQQLIWSFQRSGTTSWKTLFTFRPSGNVLTNAEEVDKNRLAMAVNTSLLIRSVQTADSGLYRCSQHNDSNLQKPLQVLALNVLSGSADRISPLQAGSNATLTCSLTCGFVCPPAKLLWSDSNGNSRQGGAREGFLIRSNITSSQLFLTGLQSSEQISCSVEEDGKQRVYLQYLIQLPVSVSKVELIIRVFIFCAVLIIPAIIGAVVYVKRSKRAAEEVTSGIELTPVRGLPVSPGITATL
- the LOC117433683 gene encoding macrophage mannose receptor 1-like produces the protein MVLLQNCSVHGPSALCGQREYFLVNTVKNADEAREHCRSLYTDLVSITSQDVLLDIEQLMNKDTSNTDYWIGLRRDGGSWGWGNGETFSYSNWGETWSTSDCVTIKTSYWNFGAWQVNNCNDNKKFICYKDLQNTTTVQSDSQNSPTTGAATSQTPDGGEQSQQPSTMGGTSPRASSPGHSSSWLSGTSPAVTVTPVPEELHLISDSMVWPEAWQYCRDHYTDLVSLTSLAAQNRVSELVRNSTASRYWIGLHRTVVYDKWYWVAGKDKRAPLNYTNWAPGEPNNPYYEHCGEMVLREDGGAEWNDLCCYEKLPFICFKG